Proteins encoded together in one Candidatus Methylomirabilota bacterium window:
- a CDS encoding (2Fe-2S)-binding protein yields MRTLLSLTVNGEIHEVAVPVHKTLLEVLREDLGLIGTKHGCELGECGTCTVLVDGEPVLSCLALPVECQGAEILTVEGMAGPDGLHPLQRAFAELGAAQCGYCTPGILLTAMALLEGEPRPTRDAVKAALAGNLCRCTGYTKILDAVELAAGRIAGARA; encoded by the coding sequence ATGCGGACCCTTCTGTCCCTCACGGTCAACGGCGAGATCCACGAGGTCGCGGTCCCGGTGCACAAGACCTTGCTCGAGGTCTTGCGGGAGGACCTCGGCCTCATCGGGACCAAGCATGGCTGCGAGCTCGGCGAGTGCGGGACCTGCACCGTGCTGGTCGACGGCGAGCCCGTGCTCTCCTGCCTGGCCCTGCCCGTCGAGTGCCAGGGGGCGGAGATCCTGACCGTCGAGGGCATGGCCGGGCCGGATGGCCTCCACCCGCTCCAGCGCGCCTTCGCGGAGCTGGGGGCGGCCCAGTGCGGCTACTGCACGCCGGGGATCCTGCTCACCGCGATGGCGCTGCTCGAGGGGGAGCCCCGGCCGACGCGGGACGCGGTCAAGGCCGCGCTGGCCGGGAACCTCTGCCGCTGCACGGGCTACACGAAGATCCTGGATGCGGTGGAGCTGGCGGCCGGCCGCATCGCGGGAGCGCGCGCATGA
- a CDS encoding molybdopterin cofactor-binding domain-containing protein has product MREGPLSVVGQPLPKVDAWAKVTGETRFADDLVLPRMAYAKILRAQHPHALVKRVDGRRARALPGVYAVITGQDFPPVKFGIMPVSQDEEPLCREKVRFVGDPVAAVAAVDEETAERAMHLIEVEYEPLPPLMSIEEALRDGSHRIHEYGDGHNIHKMVSLEFGDVEEGFQGADLVREDVFFFQGNTHLPMEQHAAVAQWGADAKLTLWSSTQTPHYVHRALGRVLGLPMSHIRVIATPNGGAFGGKSDPFSHEMVVCRLAQLTGRPVKTTLTREEVFYTHRGRHPVLMWIKSGVTRDGQIRAIHFRSYLDGGAYGSYGVASTFYTGALQTVTYKVERYKFEGCRVFTNKPPCGPKRGHGTPQPRFALEVHLDKIAEALGLDPAELRRRHAVDEHTKTVNHLTITTSGLRECLDRVVAASGWREKFRKLPYGRGIGIAASSYISGAGLPIYWNDMPHSGVMVKIDRGGGVAAFCGSIDIGQGSDSILAYVVAEVLGIRPEDIRVVTADTDLTPVDLGSYSSRVTLMSGNAAKEAAEKLRGLLLDAAAKKLEVSPADLEARDRRIFLRQEPARGLAFDEAARLAEAAYGTLVAAGSYTPPKRAAKFKGAGVGPTPAYSYTASVVELEVDPDTGEIRIDRVWVAHDGGTAINPLLVEGQVEGSIYMGIGEALMEEQVFRHGLHKIPSMLEYKSPTTLETPEITTILVQTRDPEGPFGAKEAGQGPLLPVIPAIANAVWDAVGVRIDEVPITPEKILKALDDRAKGRPGRFGPERLPPVVFRDPTRVPPPWVDPEGRASTTIHGSNDRRPPVGQEPRP; this is encoded by the coding sequence ATGAGGGAGGGCCCGCTCTCGGTCGTCGGCCAGCCGCTGCCCAAGGTCGACGCCTGGGCCAAGGTCACCGGCGAGACCCGATTCGCCGACGACCTCGTCCTGCCGCGGATGGCCTACGCGAAGATCCTCCGCGCCCAGCACCCTCACGCCCTCGTCAAGCGCGTCGACGGACGCCGGGCCCGCGCGCTGCCCGGCGTCTATGCGGTCATCACGGGCCAGGACTTCCCGCCGGTGAAGTTCGGCATCATGCCGGTGAGCCAGGACGAGGAGCCGCTCTGCCGGGAGAAGGTCCGCTTCGTGGGCGACCCGGTGGCCGCCGTGGCCGCGGTCGACGAGGAGACGGCCGAGCGGGCCATGCACCTCATCGAGGTGGAGTACGAGCCGCTCCCGCCGCTCATGTCGATCGAGGAGGCCCTCCGCGACGGGAGCCACCGGATCCACGAGTACGGCGACGGCCACAACATCCACAAGATGGTGTCCCTCGAGTTCGGCGATGTCGAGGAAGGCTTCCAGGGAGCCGACCTCGTCCGCGAGGACGTCTTCTTCTTCCAGGGGAACACGCACCTCCCGATGGAGCAGCACGCCGCCGTCGCCCAGTGGGGCGCCGACGCGAAGCTGACCCTGTGGTCCTCGACCCAGACGCCCCACTACGTCCACCGGGCGCTCGGCCGGGTGCTCGGCCTTCCGATGAGCCACATCCGGGTCATCGCGACGCCGAACGGCGGCGCCTTCGGCGGCAAATCCGATCCCTTCAGCCACGAGATGGTGGTCTGTCGCCTGGCCCAGCTCACCGGGCGCCCCGTGAAGACGACGCTCACCCGGGAGGAGGTCTTCTACACGCACCGCGGCCGGCATCCCGTCCTCATGTGGATCAAGTCGGGCGTCACGCGCGACGGCCAGATCCGGGCGATCCACTTCCGGTCGTATCTCGACGGCGGAGCCTACGGCTCCTACGGCGTGGCCTCGACCTTCTACACGGGCGCGCTCCAGACCGTGACCTACAAGGTCGAGCGCTACAAGTTCGAGGGCTGCCGGGTCTTCACCAACAAGCCGCCATGCGGCCCCAAGCGTGGCCACGGAACGCCCCAGCCGCGCTTCGCGCTCGAGGTCCACCTCGACAAGATCGCCGAGGCGCTCGGCCTCGACCCCGCCGAGCTGCGCCGCCGGCACGCCGTCGACGAGCACACCAAGACCGTGAACCACCTGACCATCACCACCTCCGGGCTCCGGGAGTGCCTCGACCGGGTCGTGGCGGCCTCGGGCTGGCGGGAGAAGTTCCGGAAGCTCCCCTATGGCCGCGGCATCGGGATCGCCGCCTCCTCCTACATTTCCGGGGCCGGGCTGCCCATCTACTGGAACGACATGCCGCACTCGGGCGTCATGGTGAAGATCGACCGGGGCGGCGGCGTGGCCGCCTTCTGCGGCTCGATCGACATCGGGCAGGGGTCCGACTCGATCCTCGCCTACGTGGTGGCCGAGGTGCTGGGGATCCGCCCCGAGGACATCCGCGTGGTCACCGCCGATACCGACCTCACGCCGGTCGACCTCGGCTCCTACTCCTCGCGGGTGACGCTCATGAGCGGCAACGCCGCCAAGGAGGCGGCCGAGAAGCTCCGCGGCCTCCTGCTCGACGCCGCGGCCAAGAAGCTGGAGGTCTCCCCGGCCGACCTCGAGGCGCGCGACCGGCGGATCTTCCTGCGGCAGGAGCCGGCCCGGGGCCTCGCCTTCGACGAGGCGGCCCGCCTCGCCGAGGCGGCCTACGGGACTCTGGTCGCGGCCGGCTCCTACACGCCGCCCAAGCGCGCCGCCAAATTCAAGGGCGCCGGGGTGGGCCCGACACCGGCCTACTCCTACACGGCCTCGGTCGTCGAGCTCGAGGTGGACCCGGACACGGGCGAGATCCGGATCGACCGCGTCTGGGTCGCCCACGACGGCGGCACCGCGATCAATCCCCTGCTGGTCGAGGGCCAGGTCGAGGGCTCCATCTACATGGGGATCGGCGAGGCGCTCATGGAGGAGCAGGTCTTCCGCCACGGGCTCCACAAGATCCCCTCGATGCTGGAGTACAAGAGCCCGACGACGCTGGAGACGCCCGAGATCACGACGATCCTCGTCCAGACCCGCGACCCTGAGGGGCCGTTCGGGGCCAAGGAGGCCGGCCAGGGCCCGCTCCTTCCGGTCATCCCGGCCATCGCCAACGCCGTCTGGGACGCGGTGGGCGTGCGGATCGACGAGGTCCCGATCACGCCGGAGAAGATCCTGAAGGCCCTCGACGACCGGGCCAAGGGGCGGCCCGGCCGGTTCGGCCCCGAACGCCTGCCCCCCGTCGTCTTCCGGGACCCGACCCGGGTTCCGCCCCCGTGGGTCGATCCCGAGGGCCGAGCCTCCACGACGATCCACGGGAGCAACGACCGTCGGCCCCCTGTTGGACAAGAGCCGCGGCCATGA
- a CDS encoding xanthine dehydrogenase family protein subunit M, translating to MMRLPPFTYLAPRRLEEAARLLAEHGPEAMVVAGGTDLYPNMKRRQFEPSVLVGLRGIRDLAQIAGSAREGMRIGAGATLTRVAEHPEVATHYTGLARAAGVVSTPQLRNMGTLGGNVCVDTRCNYYNQSYEWRKAIGFCMKKDGDICLVAPGSSRCWAVSSSDTAPVLWSLGAELVLIGPAGERRIPMAALYQDDGIRYLRKAPDEIVAEIRVPPVDGWRATYWKLRRRGAFDFPVLGVAAAVRLEGDVCREARIVLGAVASQPREAPAAARVLVGERLTPEVIERAAGAAATPSKPLDNTDLVYHYRKRMTRVYVARALRELAGLPVAGVWPLGMSARRGDGEWLPDEGPHGSGESSHG from the coding sequence ATGATGCGGCTCCCGCCGTTCACCTACCTCGCCCCGCGGCGGCTCGAGGAGGCGGCGCGACTCCTCGCCGAGCACGGTCCCGAGGCGATGGTCGTGGCGGGGGGAACGGACCTCTATCCGAACATGAAGCGGCGGCAGTTCGAGCCGAGCGTGCTGGTGGGGCTGCGCGGGATCCGTGACCTCGCTCAGATCGCGGGGAGCGCCCGAGAGGGCATGCGGATCGGCGCCGGGGCGACGCTGACCCGCGTCGCCGAGCACCCCGAGGTGGCGACGCACTACACCGGGCTGGCCCGGGCCGCCGGGGTCGTCTCCACGCCCCAGCTCCGCAACATGGGGACCCTCGGGGGAAACGTCTGCGTCGACACGCGGTGTAACTACTACAACCAGTCCTACGAGTGGCGGAAGGCGATCGGCTTCTGCATGAAGAAGGACGGGGACATCTGCCTCGTGGCGCCGGGCAGCTCGCGCTGCTGGGCGGTCTCGTCGTCGGACACGGCCCCCGTCCTCTGGAGCCTCGGCGCCGAGCTCGTGCTGATCGGCCCGGCCGGCGAGCGGCGGATCCCGATGGCAGCCCTCTACCAGGACGACGGCATCCGCTACCTCCGGAAGGCGCCCGACGAGATCGTCGCCGAGATCCGGGTCCCGCCGGTGGACGGCTGGCGAGCCACCTACTGGAAGCTCCGGCGGCGCGGGGCGTTCGACTTTCCGGTGCTCGGCGTCGCCGCCGCCGTGCGGCTCGAGGGCGACGTCTGCCGGGAGGCCCGCATCGTGCTGGGCGCCGTCGCCTCCCAGCCCCGCGAGGCGCCCGCCGCCGCCCGGGTGCTGGTCGGCGAGCGCCTCACGCCCGAGGTGATCGAGCGTGCCGCCGGGGCGGCGGCCACGCCGTCGAAGCCTCTGGACAACACGGATCTCGTTTACCACTACCGGAAGCGGATGACGCGCGTCTACGTGGCCCGGGCGCTGCGGGAGCTGGCGGGACTGCCGGTGGCGGGCGTCTGGCCCCTGGGCATGTCGGCCCGTCGCGGCGACGGGGAATGGCTACCTGACGAGGGACCGCATGGATCCGGAGAGAGCAGTCATGGCTGA
- the boxC gene encoding 2,3-epoxybenzoyl-CoA dihydrolase produces MADADKRLVDFRTEPARYRHWKLAIDGRVATLTMDVREDGGIRPGYELKLNSYDLGVDIELSDAIQRLRFEHPEVGAVVITSGKERVFCAGANIRMLGQSGHGWKVNFCKFTNETRNAIEEASSESRQSYLAAVAGACAGGGYEIALATDYIIMADDGNTAVSLPEVSLLGVLPGTGGLTRLVDKRRVRRDRADFFCTTEEGVKGQRALDWGLVDELTPRSRLEETVRQRAAEAASRTDRPAGATGVRLLSLLRTIDGDRILYGHVACQLDRDRGLAEITLRAPEAAPPADLAGLHAAGSGFWPLALARELDDLVLHLRTNEDAIGLWVIRTEGRADLVDAYDRLLVHHQADWLVREIRLYLRRTLKRLDASSRSIFALIEPGSCFTGTLLELALAADRAYMLAGTREGDDRPAATVRLGEPNFGAYPMPNGLTRLQSRFLGEPGRVDELRGRIGQDLDAAAADKAGLVTFTPDDIDWDDEVRLALEERVALSPDALTGMEASLRFGGPETLETKVFGRLSAWQNWIFQRPNAVGAKGALSVYGTGQRPEFDRRRA; encoded by the coding sequence ATGGCTGACGCCGACAAGCGCCTGGTGGACTTCCGGACCGAGCCGGCCCGGTACCGGCACTGGAAGCTCGCCATCGACGGACGGGTAGCGACCCTGACGATGGACGTCCGGGAGGACGGCGGGATCCGCCCGGGATACGAGCTGAAGCTCAACTCCTACGACCTCGGGGTGGACATCGAGCTCTCCGACGCCATCCAGCGCCTGCGCTTCGAGCATCCCGAGGTCGGCGCCGTGGTGATCACCTCCGGCAAGGAGCGGGTGTTCTGTGCGGGCGCCAACATCCGGATGCTGGGCCAGTCGGGCCACGGCTGGAAGGTGAACTTCTGCAAGTTCACCAACGAGACCCGCAACGCGATCGAGGAGGCATCATCCGAGTCGCGCCAGTCCTACCTCGCCGCGGTGGCCGGCGCCTGCGCCGGCGGCGGCTACGAGATCGCCCTGGCCACCGACTACATCATCATGGCGGATGACGGCAACACGGCCGTCTCCCTTCCCGAAGTGTCGCTGCTGGGGGTGCTGCCCGGCACCGGCGGCCTGACCCGGCTGGTCGACAAGCGGCGCGTGCGCCGCGACCGCGCCGACTTCTTCTGCACCACCGAGGAGGGGGTCAAGGGCCAGCGGGCGCTCGACTGGGGGCTGGTCGACGAGCTCACGCCGCGCTCGCGCCTCGAGGAGACGGTGAGACAGCGGGCGGCCGAGGCCGCGTCCCGGACCGACCGGCCCGCGGGCGCCACCGGCGTCCGGCTGCTCTCCTTGCTCCGCACGATCGACGGCGACCGCATCCTGTACGGCCACGTCGCCTGTCAGCTCGACCGCGACCGGGGCCTGGCCGAGATCACGCTGCGGGCCCCCGAGGCGGCCCCGCCGGCCGACCTCGCGGGCCTCCACGCGGCCGGAAGCGGCTTCTGGCCGCTGGCGCTGGCCCGCGAGCTGGACGACCTGGTCCTGCACCTCCGCACCAACGAGGACGCGATCGGCCTGTGGGTGATCCGGACCGAGGGCCGCGCCGACCTTGTGGACGCGTACGACCGGCTGCTGGTCCACCACCAGGCCGACTGGCTGGTCCGCGAGATCCGGCTCTATCTCCGGCGCACCCTCAAGCGCCTCGATGCGTCGTCGCGCTCGATCTTCGCGCTGATCGAGCCCGGCTCGTGCTTCACGGGGACCCTCCTCGAGCTGGCGCTGGCCGCCGACCGCGCCTACATGCTGGCCGGCACCCGCGAGGGCGACGACCGGCCGGCGGCCACGGTGCGTCTCGGCGAGCCGAACTTCGGCGCCTACCCGATGCCGAACGGGCTCACGCGTCTTCAGAGCCGCTTCCTCGGCGAGCCCGGGCGCGTCGACGAGCTCCGGGGACGCATCGGGCAGGATCTGGACGCGGCCGCGGCCGACAAGGCCGGCCTCGTCACCTTCACGCCCGACGACATCGACTGGGACGACGAGGTCCGGCTCGCCCTGGAGGAGCGGGTGGCGCTCTCGCCCGACGCCTTGACGGGCATGGAGGCGTCCCTGCGCTTCGGCGGGCCCGAGACCCTGGAAACCAAGGTCTTCGGTCGCCTGTCCGCCTGGCAGAACTGGATCTTCCAGCGCCCGAACGCGGTCGGGGCGAAGGGCGCGCTCTCGGTGTACGGCACGGGCCAGCGCCCGGAGTTCGACCGGAGGAGGGCCTGA
- the boxB gene encoding benzoyl-CoA 2,3-epoxidase subunit BoxB, which yields MAGIDYGERIPNNVDLHQNRRLLRALEEWQPRFLQWWSQMGPVGYQAKEVYLRTAVSVDSKGWAHFDYVKMPDYRWGIFLAEPEPGRTIPFGAHRGQPAWPDVPGEHRGVLRRLIVTQGDTEPASVEQQRHLGRTCPSLYDLRNLFQVNVEEGRHLWAMVYLLHAHFGRDGREEAEALLQRRSGDQDKPRILGAFNEKTPDWLSFFMFTYFTDRDGKYQLCSLAESGFDPLSRTCRFMLTEEAHHMFVGETGLGRIVQRTCELMRKHKTDDVRKHGGIDLSTIQRYLNFHYSVSLDLFGSEVSTNAANFYTSGLKGRFEETKKDDDHILTDATYPVTRLEGDRIVAREEPALTALNERLRDDYIADCQRGLDRWNQIIKKAGIDFEFRLPHRGFHRAIGSFAGARVSPEGRVLSQAEWDARRLEWIPTREDETYVQNLMKPVIEPGRFASWIAPPPRGINGQPIDFEYVRLD from the coding sequence ATGGCCGGCATCGACTACGGCGAGCGCATTCCGAACAATGTCGACCTCCACCAGAATCGGCGGCTGCTCCGCGCCCTGGAGGAGTGGCAGCCGAGGTTCCTCCAGTGGTGGTCTCAGATGGGGCCGGTCGGCTACCAGGCCAAGGAGGTCTATCTCCGGACCGCCGTCAGCGTCGACTCGAAGGGATGGGCGCACTTCGACTACGTCAAGATGCCGGACTACCGCTGGGGCATCTTCCTGGCCGAGCCGGAGCCGGGCCGGACGATCCCGTTCGGGGCCCACCGGGGCCAGCCGGCCTGGCCGGACGTCCCCGGTGAACACCGGGGCGTGCTCCGCCGGCTCATCGTGACCCAGGGAGACACGGAGCCGGCCTCGGTCGAGCAGCAGCGGCACCTCGGACGGACCTGCCCCTCCCTCTACGACCTGCGGAATCTCTTCCAGGTCAACGTGGAGGAGGGCCGCCACCTGTGGGCGATGGTCTACCTCCTCCACGCCCACTTCGGGCGCGACGGCCGCGAGGAGGCGGAAGCGCTCCTGCAGCGGCGCTCGGGGGATCAGGACAAGCCCCGTATCCTGGGCGCCTTCAACGAGAAGACCCCCGACTGGCTCTCCTTCTTCATGTTCACCTACTTCACCGACCGCGACGGGAAGTACCAGCTCTGCAGCCTCGCCGAGAGCGGGTTCGACCCTCTCTCCCGGACCTGCCGGTTCATGCTGACCGAAGAAGCCCACCACATGTTCGTGGGCGAGACCGGCCTCGGGCGGATCGTCCAGCGGACCTGTGAGCTGATGCGGAAGCACAAGACCGACGACGTGCGGAAGCACGGTGGCATCGACCTGTCCACCATCCAGCGGTACCTGAACTTCCACTACTCGGTGTCGCTCGACCTCTTCGGCTCCGAGGTCTCCACCAACGCGGCGAACTTCTACACGTCCGGGCTGAAGGGCCGGTTCGAGGAGACCAAGAAGGACGACGACCACATCCTCACCGACGCGACCTACCCGGTCACCCGACTCGAAGGCGACCGCATCGTGGCTCGGGAGGAGCCGGCCCTCACGGCGCTCAACGAGCGGCTGCGCGACGACTACATCGCCGACTGCCAGCGGGGCCTCGACCGGTGGAACCAGATCATCAAGAAGGCCGGCATCGACTTCGAGTTCAGGCTGCCGCACCGCGGCTTCCACCGCGCCATCGGAAGCTTCGCCGGGGCGCGGGTGTCGCCGGAGGGCCGGGTCCTGAGCCAGGCCGAATGGGACGCCCGCCGGCTCGAGTGGATCCCCACCCGGGAGGACGAGACCTACGTGCAGAACCTGATGAAGCCCGTGATCGAGCCGGGCCGATTCGCCAGCTGGATCGCGCCGCCGCCGCGCGGGATCAACGGGCAGCCGATCGACTTCGAGTACGTGCGGCTGGACTGA
- a CDS encoding XRE family transcriptional regulator, producing MSLGARIKGLRSERGIRQKELAQKAGLTASLVSQIESDKLTPSLHTLGRLAGALGVPIGTLFEQAPNGRVHIGRKKDYAVVSFDGSTERWEVLAAGLFRGKVRAVVSTLRGRGTSVPPERVLIEPGQMKLMYVLQGKVALHVNGERHLMEAGDSAHLDGGVPHTWENLGAGQARTLWVITGKDA from the coding sequence ATGTCGCTCGGCGCGCGGATCAAGGGGCTGCGGTCGGAGCGAGGCATCCGGCAGAAGGAGCTCGCCCAGAAGGCCGGGCTGACCGCGAGCCTCGTGTCGCAGATCGAGTCCGACAAGCTGACGCCCTCTCTCCACACGCTCGGCCGGCTGGCCGGCGCCCTCGGCGTGCCCATCGGGACGCTGTTCGAGCAGGCGCCCAACGGCCGGGTCCACATCGGGCGCAAGAAGGACTACGCGGTGGTGAGCTTCGACGGCTCGACCGAGCGCTGGGAAGTGCTGGCCGCCGGCCTCTTCCGGGGCAAGGTCCGAGCCGTGGTCTCCACGCTTCGCGGGCGGGGGACGAGCGTGCCTCCCGAGCGGGTCCTGATCGAGCCGGGCCAGATGAAGCTCATGTACGTCCTCCAGGGAAAGGTGGCCCTGCACGTGAACGGCGAGCGCCATCTCATGGAGGCGGGAGACTCGGCCCATCTGGACGGGGGAGTGCCGCACACCTGGGAGAACCTCGGGGCGGGCCAGGCGCGCACGCTCTGGGTGATCACCGGCAAGGACGCGTGA
- a CDS encoding AMP-binding protein: protein MREVTFVDRAAETAPVERLRAHQWDRLQAGLGDVWASNAFWRARFAAAGLRDPRELASWDDFAALPRLTKPDLAADQAAHPPFGTNVTYPAERYVRVFQTSGTTGAPIRWLETDASWTWWAHCWTYVFRAAGLGPGDRIFFPFSFGLFVGFWAGLEGARTLGALAIPGGGQDSPTRLHWIRELGATALVCTPSYGLHLAEIAASQGIDPVTLGVRITVHAGEPGAGIPAVRQRLETLWGATAFDHAGMTEVGAYGFECAAQAGLHVNEREFIAEVLDPESGRLVGPGEVGELTLTNLGRWGSPVLRYRSGDRVRLDARPCSCGRTFLRLDGGILGRVDDMLIVRGVNVFPSALEGIVRRFARVDEFQIEVFRRGPMDEVRLLLEIDGNACPPETLRETVRDVTEAVRRDVGIRVDVAAVPARSLPRYELKARRVVRRPGPTPDGPGGN, encoded by the coding sequence GTGAGGGAGGTCACGTTCGTCGACCGGGCGGCGGAGACGGCGCCCGTCGAGCGGCTGCGCGCCCACCAGTGGGATCGCCTTCAGGCCGGGCTCGGGGACGTGTGGGCGTCGAACGCCTTCTGGCGGGCGCGCTTCGCGGCGGCCGGCCTCCGCGATCCGCGTGAGCTCGCCTCATGGGATGACTTCGCCGCGCTCCCGCGCCTCACCAAGCCCGACCTCGCCGCCGACCAGGCCGCGCATCCGCCCTTCGGCACCAACGTGACCTATCCCGCCGAGCGCTATGTCCGCGTGTTCCAGACCTCCGGCACCACCGGCGCGCCGATCCGCTGGCTCGAGACGGACGCCTCCTGGACCTGGTGGGCGCACTGCTGGACGTACGTCTTCCGCGCGGCCGGCCTGGGGCCCGGAGACCGTATCTTCTTTCCGTTCTCGTTCGGCCTCTTCGTCGGCTTCTGGGCCGGGCTCGAAGGGGCGCGGACGCTCGGCGCCCTGGCGATTCCGGGCGGCGGCCAGGACTCGCCCACGCGGCTCCACTGGATCCGCGAGCTGGGCGCGACGGCGCTCGTCTGCACGCCTTCCTACGGGCTCCACCTAGCCGAGATCGCGGCGAGCCAGGGCATCGACCCGGTCACGCTCGGGGTCCGCATCACGGTTCACGCCGGCGAGCCCGGCGCCGGGATCCCGGCCGTCCGCCAGCGCCTCGAGACCCTCTGGGGCGCCACGGCCTTCGATCACGCCGGGATGACCGAGGTGGGGGCCTACGGGTTCGAGTGCGCGGCGCAGGCGGGGCTCCACGTCAACGAGCGCGAGTTCATCGCCGAGGTGCTCGACCCGGAGAGCGGGCGGCTGGTCGGTCCCGGTGAGGTGGGCGAGCTCACGCTCACGAACCTCGGGCGGTGGGGCTCGCCGGTCCTCCGATACCGCTCGGGGGACCGCGTGCGGCTCGATGCCCGGCCGTGCTCGTGCGGGCGGACGTTCCTTCGCCTCGACGGGGGGATTCTCGGGCGCGTCGACGACATGCTGATCGTCCGGGGCGTCAACGTGTTTCCGTCCGCCCTGGAGGGCATCGTGCGGCGCTTCGCGCGGGTCGACGAGTTCCAGATCGAGGTCTTCCGGCGAGGCCCCATGGACGAGGTCCGCCTCCTCCTGGAGATCGACGGGAACGCCTGCCCGCCGGAGACGCTGCGCGAGACGGTGCGAGACGTGACGGAGGCCGTCCGGCGGGACGTCGGCATCCGGGTGGACGTCGCGGCCGTGCCGGCCCGGAGCCTGCCGCGCTACGAGCTCAAGGCCCGGCGCGTCGTGCGTCGCCCGGGCCCGACCCCGGACGGCCCGGGAGGGAATTGA
- a CDS encoding dodecin family protein: MAVARVTKITAASAKSWQDAVEQGLKRASKTVRGITGLHVVEQKAHIEKGRITEYRVTMEITFILEE; this comes from the coding sequence ATGGCTGTCGCACGCGTCACCAAGATCACCGCGGCCTCGGCGAAGAGCTGGCAGGACGCCGTCGAGCAGGGCCTCAAGCGGGCCAGCAAGACGGTGCGGGGCATCACCGGCCTCCACGTCGTGGAGCAGAAGGCCCACATCGAGAAGGGTCGAATCACCGAGTACCGGGTGACCATGGAGATCACCTTCATCCTGGAGGAGTGA
- a CDS encoding nucleotidyl transferase AbiEii/AbiGii toxin family protein, which produces MEFERFLAVLRALERERVEYVLIGATALSLHGIIRATEDIDLFVRPTADNVERLGRAFRSVWDDPDIDQIRLEDLAGDFPTIRYGPPGEDFVIDLLSRLGSAFGFDDLESEIVVVEGINVCVATPSTLYRMKKDTVRPIDRADAAALKEKFGLQDG; this is translated from the coding sequence ATGGAATTCGAGCGGTTCCTGGCGGTCCTGCGGGCCCTCGAACGCGAGCGGGTCGAATATGTGCTAATCGGCGCAACCGCGCTCAGTCTCCACGGGATCATCCGCGCGACGGAGGACATCGACCTGTTCGTCCGGCCGACGGCCGACAATGTCGAGCGCCTCGGGCGAGCATTCCGATCCGTCTGGGACGACCCCGACATCGACCAGATCAGGCTGGAGGACCTCGCCGGGGACTTCCCGACGATCCGATATGGCCCGCCGGGTGAGGACTTCGTCATCGACCTCCTGTCCCGCCTGGGCTCGGCGTTCGGGTTCGACGACCTCGAAAGTGAGATCGTGGTGGTCGAGGGAATAAATGTCTGCGTGGCGACGCCCTCGACGCTCTATCGGATGAAGAAAGACACGGTGCGGCCGATCGATCGGGCGGATGCCGCCGCCCTCAAGGAAAAGTTCGGCCTCCAGGACGGGTAG